From a region of the Pongo abelii isolate AG06213 chromosome 9, NHGRI_mPonAbe1-v2.0_pri, whole genome shotgun sequence genome:
- the LOC100435922 gene encoding LOW QUALITY PROTEIN: olfactory receptor 51M1 (The sequence of the model RefSeq protein was modified relative to this genomic sequence to represent the inferred CDS: inserted 1 base in 1 codon; deleted 2 bases in 1 codon), with amino-acid sequence MSAQYSLSPQFMLLSNITQFSPIFYLTSFPGLEGIKHWIFIPFFFMYMVAISGNCFILIIIKTNPRLHTPMYYLLSLLALTDLGLCVSTLPTTMRIFWFNSHSIYFGACQIQMFCIHSFSFMESSVLLIMSFDCFVAICQPLRYSVIITGQRVVRAGLIVIFQGPVXTIPIVLLLKAFPYCGSVVLSHSFCLHQEVIQLACTDTTFNNLYGLMVVVFTVMLDLVLIALSYGLILHTVAGLASQEEQCRAFQTCTAHLCAVLVFFVPMMGLSLVHRFGKHAPPAIHLLMANVYLFVPPMLNPIIYSIKTKEIHRAIIKFLGLKKTSSESWG; translated from the exons ATGTCAGCCCAATATTCACTCAGTCCTCAATTCATGCTGCTATCCAACATTACTCAGTTTAGCCCCATTTTCTATCTCACCAGCTTTCCTGGATTGGAAGGCATCAAACACTGGATTTTCATCCCCTTTTTCTTTATGTACATGGTTGCCATCTCAGGCAATTGTTTCATTCTGATCATTATTAAGACCAACCCTCGTCTGCACACACCCATGTACTATCTACTATCCTTACTGGCCCTCACCGACCTGGGGCTGTGTGTTTCCACCTTGCCCACCACTATGAGGATCTTCTGGTTTAACTCCCATAGTATCTACTTTGGAGCGTGTCAAATCCAGATGTTCTGCATCCACTCATTTTCCTTCATGGAGTCCTCAGTGCTCCTCATCATGTCCTTTGACTGCTTTGTGGCCATCTGCCAGCCGCTGAGGTATTCGGTCATTATCACTGGCCAGCGAGTGGTCAGGGCAGGCCTAATTGTCATCTTCCAGGGACCTG GCACTATCCCTATTGTCCTCCTCCTGAAGGCTTTTCCCTACTGTGGATCTGTGGTC CTCTCCCACTCATTTTGCCTGCACCAGGAAGTGATACAGCTGGCCTGCACAGATACCACCTTCAATAATCTCTATGGACTGATGGTGGTAGTTTTCACTGTGATGCTGGACCTGGTGCTCATCGCACTGTCCTATGGACTCATCCTTCACACAGTAGCAGGCCTGGCCTCCCAAGAGGAGCAGTGCCGTGCCTTTCAGACATGCACCGCTCATCTCTGTGCTGTGCTAGTATTCTTTGTGCCCATGATGGGGCTGTCCCTGGTGCACCGTTTTGGGAAGCATGCCCCACCTGCTATTCATCTTCTTATGGCCAATGTCTACCTTTTTGTGCCTCCCATGCTTAACCCAATCATATACAGTATTAAGACCAAGGAGATCCACCGTGCCATTATCAAGTTCCTAGGTCTTAAAAAGACCAGTTCTGAGTCCTGGGGCTAA